A genomic window from Wolbachia pipientis includes:
- a CDS encoding ComF family protein, whose translation MNLLLLKKATNLIFPNVCVSCECIIDENLNLCSECNKKINFLTKHYLCSECNKKINFLTKHYCNVCGVVISDNIHTCGKCITNPPPFKVLRSVFAYDQHSRNMIINFKFFDNLNYVKIYAKWIHQANQDTFQNAEAIIPIPLHKMRLFKRKYNQAALLAKELSKLSNLSYTPFAIKRLRHTAPQAGLSLKQREKNLKKAFKTSNKEIIKNKIVILVDDVVTTGATVRSCSQEILNSGAKEVRVLSLARTVNDCKNQHVKT comes from the coding sequence GTGAATCTTCTCTTACTAAAAAAAGCTACAAATCTCATATTTCCAAACGTATGCGTAAGTTGCGAGTGTATCATTGATGAAAATCTTAATCTGTGTAGTGAATGCAATAAAAAAATCAATTTTCTAACTAAGCATTATCTGTGTAGTGAATGCAATAAAAAAATCAATTTTCTAACTAAGCATTACTGCAATGTTTGTGGAGTAGTAATCTCAGACAATATTCATACGTGTGGTAAGTGCATTACCAATCCTCCACCGTTTAAAGTATTAAGATCAGTTTTTGCTTATGATCAACATAGTAGAAACATGATTATAAATTTCAAATTTTTTGATAATTTGAATTACGTAAAAATCTATGCAAAGTGGATACACCAAGCTAATCAGGATACGTTTCAGAACGCAGAGGCCATAATTCCTATACCGTTACATAAAATGCGTTTGTTTAAACGTAAATATAATCAAGCAGCACTACTTGCAAAAGAGTTGAGTAAGTTGTCCAATTTATCCTATACGCCATTTGCAATAAAACGTCTTCGCCATACTGCGCCTCAAGCTGGTCTTTCACTTAAACAGCGTGAAAAAAACTTAAAGAAGGCTTTTAAAACAAGCAACAAAGAAATTATCAAAAATAAAATCGTGATATTAGTTGATGATGTGGTAACAACCGGAGCAACTGTAAGATCTTGCTCTCAAGAAATTTTAAACTCCGGTGCAAAAGAAGTGAGAGTGCTATCGCTTGCAAGAACGGTGAATGATTGTAAAAATCAGCATGTTAAAACGTGA
- the uvrA gene encoding excinuclease ABC subunit UvrA, with the protein MDDFIRVKGAREHNLQGVDVNIPKNKLIVITGLSGSGKSSLAFDTIYAEGQRRYVESLSAYARQFLNIQDKPDVESITGLSPAISINQKSISKNPRSTVGTVTEIYDYLRLVYARIGVPYSPATGLPITKQTVSQIVDTIIALPLETKIYILAPVVRGRKGEHLKEILEIKRQGYVRFKIDGEVYNVDDLPKLDKNKKHDIFVVADRISISGDIGNRLPSSIESALKLGNGLMYVEVVNLPDNHNSEYKNGQILTFSENFACPESGFTLEEIEPRLFSFNSPYGACGSCNGLGKKLAVDVKLIVPDETLSISEGALKPVGPMFRQVHTSYGFLKSAILSLAENCKFSLDVPWKNIDQEIKDMILFGSDKFQGLVSILERQMDYDETLVERYCSVTHCKECTGYRLKKEALTVKIDSNHIGEISGLSIDKSLKWFENLPDKLTEQQKQISSKILNEIIKRLAFLKNVGLNYLTLDRESSTLSGGESQRIRLASQIGSGLTGVLYVLDEPSIGLHQCDNDQLIATLKDLRDMGNTVIVVEHDEDTIMSADYAIDIGPGAGVNGGKVVAEGTPDQVQRNSGSITGQYLSGEKKILIPRRRKQATQFIKVINACENNLKNVNVKFPIGNLICVTGISGGGKSSLVIETLYKYSAHKIHHSSARYGRCDRIEGLEYVDKIIEVDQLPIGRTPASNPATYVGMFTHIRNWFAGLSESKARGYNIGRFSFNTRGGRCEACKGDGHLKIEMHFLSDVYVKCEQCKGRRYNRETLEVTYKGKSISDVLDMTIDQACDFFENLPMVKEKLVSLQEVGLGYIKLGQSSTTLSGGEAQRIKLSKELSKRFTGRTLYILDEPTTGLHFEDINNLLKILHRLVDLGNTVIVIEHNLHVIKTADYIIDIGPEGGIKGGEVIATGTPEEVVKIPESVTGRHLKTYLL; encoded by the coding sequence ATGGACGATTTTATAAGAGTTAAGGGTGCAAGGGAACATAATCTGCAAGGTGTAGATGTCAATATACCGAAAAATAAGCTAATTGTTATAACTGGGCTAAGTGGTTCTGGTAAATCTAGTCTCGCATTTGATACGATTTATGCAGAAGGCCAACGCCGATACGTTGAAAGCCTATCAGCTTACGCGCGTCAATTTCTCAACATTCAGGATAAACCAGATGTTGAGTCGATTACAGGTCTTTCCCCTGCAATATCTATCAACCAGAAATCGATCTCAAAAAATCCAAGGTCAACAGTTGGAACTGTTACCGAAATTTACGATTACTTGCGCTTAGTATATGCACGAATAGGGGTTCCTTATTCACCTGCAACTGGGTTACCGATAACAAAGCAAACTGTATCTCAAATTGTAGATACTATAATTGCGTTACCTTTAGAAACTAAAATATATATACTTGCCCCTGTTGTGCGTGGTAGAAAGGGAGAACATCTCAAAGAGATATTGGAAATTAAAAGACAAGGTTACGTAAGGTTCAAAATAGATGGTGAAGTGTACAATGTAGATGACTTGCCTAAACTCGATAAGAACAAAAAACACGACATTTTTGTGGTTGCAGATAGAATATCAATATCGGGCGATATAGGAAATCGACTGCCAAGTAGTATAGAATCCGCACTAAAACTTGGTAATGGTCTAATGTATGTAGAAGTAGTAAACCTACCTGACAACCATAATTCCGAATATAAAAATGGTCAAATTCTGACTTTTTCAGAGAATTTTGCATGCCCAGAGTCTGGTTTCACTCTTGAGGAAATAGAACCAAGATTATTTTCTTTTAACAGCCCTTACGGTGCATGTGGTTCGTGTAATGGGCTTGGTAAAAAGCTGGCTGTTGATGTAAAGCTAATAGTGCCAGATGAAACTCTTTCAATATCTGAGGGTGCTTTAAAGCCAGTAGGACCAATGTTCCGTCAAGTGCACACAAGTTATGGATTTCTAAAAAGTGCAATTCTATCACTGGCTGAAAATTGTAAATTCAGTCTTGATGTTCCGTGGAAGAACATAGATCAAGAAATAAAAGATATGATACTCTTTGGCTCCGATAAATTTCAAGGTTTGGTCAGTATCCTAGAACGTCAGATGGATTATGATGAAACACTTGTCGAGCGATATTGCTCTGTCACTCACTGTAAGGAATGCACTGGCTATAGATTGAAAAAAGAAGCACTTACAGTAAAAATTGATAGCAACCATATAGGTGAAATATCAGGGCTCAGCATCGATAAATCCCTTAAGTGGTTTGAAAATTTGCCAGACAAGCTCACAGAACAACAGAAGCAGATCTCAAGTAAAATATTAAATGAAATAATCAAGAGGCTAGCATTTCTAAAGAATGTAGGGTTGAATTACCTAACGCTCGATCGAGAATCTAGCACTCTCTCTGGCGGTGAGAGTCAGAGGATCAGACTTGCTTCGCAAATTGGCTCTGGTTTAACAGGAGTGCTGTATGTGCTTGATGAACCCTCGATAGGCCTTCATCAATGCGATAATGATCAGTTAATTGCTACACTGAAAGACTTGAGAGACATGGGTAACACTGTAATCGTTGTTGAGCATGATGAAGATACAATAATGTCTGCTGATTACGCGATTGATATTGGTCCTGGAGCTGGTGTAAATGGTGGAAAAGTTGTTGCAGAAGGAACACCAGACCAGGTGCAAAGAAATTCAGGGAGCATAACAGGGCAATATTTGAGTGGAGAGAAAAAAATTTTAATTCCAAGGAGAAGAAAGCAAGCAACTCAGTTCATAAAAGTAATAAATGCATGTGAAAATAACTTAAAAAATGTGAACGTTAAATTTCCTATAGGGAATCTTATTTGTGTTACTGGAATATCAGGAGGGGGAAAATCAAGTTTAGTCATAGAAACGTTATATAAATATTCAGCACATAAGATACATCATTCGTCTGCACGGTATGGTCGGTGTGATAGAATAGAAGGTCTTGAATATGTAGATAAAATTATAGAAGTTGATCAGTTGCCAATTGGTAGAACTCCTGCGTCAAATCCAGCAACATATGTCGGTATGTTTACTCATATAAGAAATTGGTTTGCAGGTCTTTCGGAGTCAAAAGCAAGGGGATACAATATAGGCCGGTTTTCATTTAACACCAGAGGGGGAAGGTGTGAGGCTTGTAAAGGTGATGGGCACTTAAAGATAGAGATGCATTTTCTATCGGACGTTTATGTGAAGTGTGAGCAGTGTAAAGGGCGAAGGTATAATCGTGAAACATTGGAAGTTACTTATAAAGGAAAATCAATCTCTGATGTGCTTGATATGACGATAGATCAGGCTTGTGATTTTTTTGAAAACCTTCCAATGGTAAAAGAAAAGTTGGTTTCTTTGCAGGAAGTGGGGCTTGGCTATATAAAACTCGGACAGTCGTCAACAACGTTGTCTGGGGGTGAAGCACAACGAATAAAGCTGTCCAAAGAGCTATCAAAACGATTTACCGGAAGAACATTGTATATTCTTGATGAGCCAACAACTGGATTACACTTTGAAGATATAAATAACTTACTAAAAATACTCCATAGATTAGTCGATCTGGGAAACACTGTTATAGTTATTGAGCACAATTTGCATGTTATAAAAACTGCAGATTATATAATAGACATCGGACCAGAGGGCGGAATAAAAGGCGGAGAAGTGATTGCTACTGGAACTCCAGAAGAAGTGGTAAAAATTCCAGAAAGTGTTACAGGCAGGCATCTTAAAACATATTTATTATAA
- a CDS encoding BolA family transcriptional regulator, translated as MDIIKTIEEKIRDSIDVIDINIIDESVKHADHYFASSSTLPSHIKLILISDGFIRMSILKRHKLIYELLKGEIELIHAISLHLYTQNEYNLKNK; from the coding sequence ATGGATATTATTAAAACGATAGAAGAAAAGATACGCGATTCGATAGATGTAATTGATATCAACATTATCGATGAATCAGTAAAGCATGCTGATCATTATTTTGCTTCATCTTCAACATTACCTTCGCACATTAAATTAATATTAATATCTGACGGCTTTATTAGAATGAGCATTCTAAAAAGACATAAGTTAATTTATGAGTTATTGAAGGGTGAGATAGAGCTAATACATGCAATTTCTCTTCACTTGTATACGCAAAACGAGTACAATTTAAAAAATAAATAA
- the metC gene encoding cystathionine beta-lyase: MKEESILVKAGRKFNDYKGSMNPPVYHSSTILFPTYKDYLNAANGESIYDVINDGVARDYSYSNVGTPTVHYLSNALAEIEGSGQALIYPSGLFALTFAILTFTKAGSHVLIQDNSYYRLKRFAENELPKRGTEVTFYDPTQDIADLIQSNTSLIMIETPGSVAFEISNVEHIVKVAKERGIVTVCDNSWATPLLFKPLDYGIDVALYAVTKYLAGHSDLLMGAIIAEGEIFKLLYESYKNYGVTIQSHDCYLVHRGLRTLHTRMKRHQNTAMEVAKWLEKHSKIKKVLYPALPSHPQHELWKSYFKGASGTFSIVLDREYSCEELSCMVDHMKIFSIGASWGGCDSLILPIDRRSMSRSVMNSDYGGSFIRIFCGLEDPEDLIFDLNDALKRLSCLDFQNDEVGHETERITA, from the coding sequence GTGAAGGAAGAGTCTATATTAGTTAAAGCAGGAAGAAAATTTAATGACTATAAAGGTTCTATGAACCCGCCAGTTTATCATTCTTCTACCATATTATTTCCTACTTACAAGGACTACTTAAATGCAGCAAATGGAGAAAGTATATACGATGTAATCAACGATGGTGTTGCAAGGGATTATAGCTACAGTAATGTTGGTACTCCTACTGTTCATTATCTTTCAAATGCACTTGCTGAAATTGAAGGGAGTGGACAAGCGCTTATTTATCCTTCCGGACTATTTGCACTTACTTTTGCTATTTTGACTTTCACTAAAGCGGGTTCGCATGTCTTGATACAAGATAATAGTTATTACCGACTTAAGAGATTTGCCGAAAATGAGCTACCAAAAAGAGGAACAGAAGTAACTTTTTATGATCCAACACAGGATATAGCTGATTTAATTCAGAGTAATACTTCATTGATAATGATCGAGACTCCTGGTTCTGTAGCGTTTGAGATTTCGAATGTAGAGCATATAGTAAAAGTTGCTAAAGAACGTGGAATCGTAACCGTTTGCGACAATTCATGGGCCACACCTTTGTTATTTAAGCCGCTTGATTATGGAATTGATGTTGCACTATATGCGGTGACAAAGTATCTAGCCGGTCACTCAGACTTATTGATGGGGGCTATTATTGCTGAAGGTGAAATTTTTAAATTGCTTTATGAGAGCTATAAAAATTATGGAGTAACCATTCAATCGCACGACTGCTACCTTGTACACAGGGGACTAAGAACACTGCACACACGTATGAAAAGGCACCAAAATACAGCAATGGAAGTGGCAAAGTGGCTAGAAAAACATTCAAAAATCAAAAAAGTTTTGTATCCAGCACTTCCCTCCCATCCTCAACACGAATTATGGAAAAGTTATTTCAAAGGAGCAAGCGGCACATTCAGTATAGTACTAGATAGAGAATATTCATGTGAAGAACTAAGCTGCATGGTTGATCATATGAAAATTTTTAGTATTGGTGCTTCTTGGGGAGGGTGCGATAGTTTAATATTACCAATAGATCGTAGATCTATGTCAAGATCTGTAATGAATTCAGATTATGGTGGAAGTTTTATACGGATATTTTGTGGACTGGAAGATCCTGAAGATTTAATCTTTGACCTTAATGATGCACTAAAAAGGTTATCATGCTTAGACTTTCAAAACGATGAAGTAGGACATGAAACTGAGAGAATTACTGCATGA
- a CDS encoding AIR synthase-related protein: MKAIKDYFKKLGRNPYDIELESLAQTWSEHCKHNIFCSPIDEIKDGLYAHYIKRATREINSDICVSVFSDNAGGIIFDDDYLIVDKVETHNSPSALDPFGGAMTGVLGVNRDIVGFGKGAEPIMNTYYFCFAKEAKGKFYRDKERTNEILPPKYIMKEVIHGVNVAGNCSGIPTQLGSVYFDDRFCGKPLVFVGSVGIIPRNINNAPSHIKGPKNGDKIVIIGGRVGRDGIHGATVSSEALSGNSPSTIVQIGDPITQKKLSNAVIKARDLGLYNAITDNGAGGLSSSIGEMGKDGFEVDLSKVLLKNDGMAPWEIWISESQERMTLAVPEENLPMFKQIMKKHDVEVCVIGEFNESGKAVVKCPEGTVIMDMETEFLHDGNPTVHLQTKPWSKAPSPFIQVADQPASCARNPSFLEVELKEMLSRPNIRSKEFIVVQYDHEVQGSSILKPLQGKGRVCSEAIVSRPVLSSNKGVVKSQGFGSSYGEIDTYHMAACAIDTAIRNYVAAGGNINHLALLDNFCWCDAYNPERLWQLKRAAETCYDFATAFKTPFISGKDSMFNDFKGYDENGEKVMISAPPSLLISAIGVIDNIENAVSLDVKMPGDLIYVLGTTHDELGRSEYQLYSGIDNNNVPKVDAKSARKLYERYNQAIKDGIIASAIAPNLGGLIIALAKSLIAGDLGAEIDLSLVPIGKTQNTDIINKIIMFSESQSRILVTIAPQNQQRFEALFEDAAYSCIGKVTEKKVLNIKDVLKVNLKDLGNSYYIAKVT; this comes from the coding sequence ATGAAAGCTATAAAGGATTACTTTAAAAAACTCGGTAGAAATCCATATGATATTGAACTTGAGTCTCTGGCACAGACTTGGTCTGAACATTGTAAACACAATATTTTTTGCTCCCCTATTGATGAAATAAAAGACGGTCTATATGCTCATTATATTAAGCGTGCAACGCGTGAGATAAATTCTGACATATGCGTGTCAGTTTTCTCCGACAACGCAGGAGGAATAATTTTTGATGACGATTACTTGATTGTAGATAAAGTTGAAACTCACAATAGCCCTTCAGCTCTTGATCCATTTGGTGGAGCAATGACCGGAGTGCTTGGAGTTAATCGTGATATAGTGGGTTTCGGGAAAGGCGCGGAGCCTATAATGAATACCTATTACTTTTGCTTTGCCAAAGAAGCAAAAGGCAAATTCTATAGGGATAAAGAGCGTACTAATGAGATCTTACCGCCAAAATATATAATGAAAGAAGTGATTCATGGCGTTAATGTTGCTGGTAACTGCTCTGGTATTCCAACGCAACTTGGATCAGTATATTTTGACGATAGATTTTGTGGCAAGCCATTAGTTTTTGTCGGAAGCGTTGGAATTATTCCACGCAACATAAATAACGCACCTTCACACATTAAAGGACCAAAAAATGGCGATAAGATCGTAATTATTGGCGGAAGAGTTGGAAGAGATGGAATTCACGGCGCAACGGTTTCTTCAGAGGCTTTGTCGGGAAACAGCCCTTCAACGATTGTGCAAATTGGCGACCCCATAACACAAAAAAAACTATCCAATGCCGTCATAAAAGCAAGAGATCTTGGTCTTTATAATGCAATAACGGATAATGGAGCAGGCGGTCTATCATCGTCCATTGGTGAAATGGGAAAAGACGGATTTGAAGTTGATTTGAGCAAGGTTCTCCTTAAAAACGATGGTATGGCTCCGTGGGAAATATGGATATCAGAATCACAAGAGAGAATGACCTTAGCAGTGCCAGAAGAAAATCTTCCTATGTTTAAGCAAATCATGAAAAAACATGATGTGGAGGTTTGTGTGATTGGAGAGTTTAACGAAAGTGGTAAAGCTGTTGTTAAATGTCCTGAAGGGACAGTAATAATGGATATGGAAACTGAATTTTTGCATGACGGTAATCCCACAGTGCATTTACAAACAAAGCCATGGTCTAAAGCCCCCTCCCCTTTCATTCAAGTAGCTGACCAGCCAGCGTCATGCGCTAGAAATCCGTCTTTTTTAGAAGTCGAGCTAAAAGAAATGCTAAGCAGACCAAACATACGCAGCAAAGAGTTTATAGTGGTGCAATATGACCATGAGGTTCAAGGATCGTCAATACTGAAACCACTGCAAGGCAAGGGAAGAGTATGCAGCGAAGCTATCGTCTCAAGGCCAGTTCTTTCTTCAAACAAAGGTGTTGTAAAATCGCAGGGATTTGGCTCAAGTTATGGAGAAATTGACACTTATCACATGGCAGCATGTGCAATTGACACTGCCATACGCAACTACGTAGCTGCAGGAGGAAATATAAATCATCTAGCGTTGCTCGACAATTTTTGCTGGTGCGATGCTTATAATCCAGAAAGGTTGTGGCAACTAAAGAGAGCTGCAGAAACTTGTTATGACTTTGCAACTGCATTTAAAACACCATTCATATCCGGAAAAGACAGTATGTTCAATGACTTCAAGGGATATGACGAAAATGGCGAGAAAGTGATGATATCTGCACCACCTTCATTACTCATTTCAGCAATTGGAGTTATAGACAATATTGAAAATGCGGTATCGCTTGACGTAAAGATGCCAGGAGACTTGATATATGTGCTTGGTACAACCCACGATGAGCTTGGCAGATCTGAATATCAGTTATATAGTGGAATAGATAATAACAACGTGCCAAAAGTTGATGCAAAGAGCGCTAGGAAGTTGTATGAGCGTTACAACCAGGCAATAAAAGATGGCATAATTGCCTCTGCAATTGCACCAAACTTAGGCGGCTTAATTATTGCTCTGGCAAAATCGCTAATTGCAGGAGACCTTGGTGCTGAAATCGATCTTTCACTAGTACCAATAGGAAAAACACAAAATACAGACATAATAAACAAGATAATAATGTTTTCTGAGTCGCAAAGTAGAATTTTGGTTACTATTGCACCACAAAATCAGCAGAGGTTTGAAGCGTTGTTTGAAGATGCTGCTTATTCATGTATTGGCAAAGTAACAGAGAAAAAGGTGCTAAACATAAAGGATGTTTTAAAAGTAAATCTGAAAGATTTGGGAAATAGTTATTATATAGCTAAAGTAACTTAG
- a CDS encoding transposase produces the protein MSFSYYNMKKHPRNFRNITGLTIEEFEKVVEKVRSGWEKQKKCHGRRSKLPTLEDKLFCVILYYRTYITHRFLGCLFNVHNANVCRLLKRIEPLLAKKVTITKDRSMTPEKILKILADVTEQQIQRPEDSKKRKKSYSGKKRTNTMKTEIIIEEGGRILSVSKSYRGRISDFRIRKQEKYLPLDSIKHADSGYQGWQKLQSNVIIPYKKYRKKPLTPEHNRRLASFRMRVENKIREIKIFKIMSNVYRNFQKKYNLRFNIIAGIVNLKHAF, from the coding sequence ATGAGCTTTAGTTACTATAATATGAAAAAACACCCAAGAAACTTTCGTAATATAACAGGTTTAACTATAGAGGAGTTCGAAAAAGTAGTGGAAAAAGTGAGGTCTGGATGGGAAAAACAGAAAAAGTGTCATGGTAGAAGATCAAAACTACCAACTCTGGAAGATAAGTTGTTTTGCGTAATTTTGTACTATCGCACTTACATAACACATAGATTTTTAGGATGCCTATTCAATGTACACAACGCAAATGTATGTAGGTTACTTAAGAGAATAGAGCCATTACTCGCCAAAAAAGTGACTATAACAAAAGATAGAAGTATGACGCCAGAAAAAATACTGAAGATTTTGGCTGATGTTACAGAACAGCAAATACAGAGACCAGAAGATAGTAAAAAACGGAAGAAATCATATTCAGGAAAAAAAAGAACCAACACTATGAAAACTGAGATTATTATCGAAGAAGGAGGAAGAATTTTATCAGTGTCAAAGTCATACCGTGGTAGAATTAGTGATTTCCGCATAAGGAAACAAGAAAAATATTTACCACTTGATAGCATAAAACATGCCGATTCTGGATATCAAGGTTGGCAAAAATTGCAAAGCAATGTTATAATTCCATATAAAAAGTATCGTAAAAAGCCATTAACTCCAGAGCATAATAGAAGATTAGCATCATTTAGAATGAGAGTAGAAAACAAGATCCGAGAGATAAAGATATTTAAGATTATGTCGAATGTTTATCGCAATTTTCAGAAAAAATATAACCTGAGGTTCAATATTATTGCTGGTATTGTAAATCTTAAGCACGCCTTTTAG
- a CDS encoding UDP-N-acetylmuramoyl-L-alanyl-D-glutamate--2,6-diaminopimelate ligase: MKLRELLHDVVDVNFGVEIKGVTCNPKRVKGGYLFVCVSERDRIYIDQILSCGAKAIIASDCITNGIIPARDAGIHIFHPNPQEIYSEIVSRFYQFKQPKYVAAVTGTNGKTSVVEFCRQIWQNAGYNAASIGTLGTCINNGRKGNSNSLTTPGADDLYAALRDIDNKNVEHLVLEASSHGVDQYRIHGLRLTAAVFTNFSQDHLDYHKDINKYFEVKKKLFYEVLPKGETAVLNADISEYDALLKIAEKRSNKVITYGKKGSDITLLKQTPAPNGQHLTIKIGDEIYETFFPILGQFQAYNLLCAMGIVTSSGLNYREICVDKLIFPAGRMEKVKPFAFVDYAHTPSALKQALLSLKWHFNKKIILVFGCGGNRDQTKRAEMGKVAQMYADRVIITDDNPRDENPAEIRRGILLHCPNALEIEDRREAIEKGVDIAYNKGMILLVAGKGHERFQIIGNQTFEFSDVEVIKNHVLTC; this comes from the coding sequence ATGAAACTGAGAGAATTACTGCATGATGTTGTTGATGTTAACTTTGGCGTTGAAATCAAGGGCGTTACATGTAATCCCAAAAGAGTCAAGGGAGGTTATCTTTTCGTTTGTGTGTCAGAAAGGGATAGGATTTACATAGATCAGATATTATCTTGTGGAGCTAAAGCGATAATTGCAAGTGATTGCATAACAAATGGTATCATTCCAGCGCGTGACGCTGGAATTCATATTTTCCACCCAAACCCTCAAGAAATATACAGCGAAATAGTCAGCAGATTTTATCAGTTCAAACAGCCCAAATATGTTGCTGCTGTAACTGGTACGAATGGTAAAACTTCAGTAGTAGAATTTTGCCGTCAGATCTGGCAGAATGCTGGCTATAATGCTGCGTCTATTGGAACACTTGGAACATGCATCAATAATGGTAGAAAAGGTAATAGCAACAGTCTTACCACTCCAGGTGCAGATGACCTTTACGCAGCATTACGTGATATAGATAATAAAAACGTAGAGCACTTAGTGTTAGAAGCATCAAGTCATGGGGTTGATCAATATAGAATCCATGGACTTAGGCTCACTGCTGCAGTTTTTACCAACTTCTCACAAGACCATTTAGATTATCATAAGGATATCAACAAGTATTTTGAAGTTAAAAAAAAGTTATTTTATGAGGTATTACCAAAAGGGGAAACAGCAGTGTTAAATGCAGACATAAGTGAGTATGATGCGCTGCTTAAAATAGCTGAAAAACGCAGCAACAAAGTTATCACCTATGGGAAAAAAGGCTCTGATATTACTTTGTTAAAGCAAACACCAGCACCAAACGGTCAACACCTGACAATTAAAATTGGTGATGAAATTTATGAGACGTTTTTTCCGATTCTGGGGCAATTCCAAGCATATAATCTGTTGTGTGCAATGGGTATAGTTACCTCGTCTGGACTGAATTACAGAGAAATATGCGTAGATAAACTCATTTTTCCAGCAGGAAGAATGGAAAAAGTGAAACCTTTTGCATTTGTGGATTACGCTCATACTCCAAGTGCGCTTAAACAAGCCCTATTGTCTTTAAAATGGCACTTCAATAAAAAAATAATTCTAGTTTTTGGTTGTGGTGGCAATCGTGATCAAACAAAACGCGCAGAAATGGGTAAAGTAGCACAAATGTATGCAGACAGAGTGATAATCACGGATGACAATCCGCGTGATGAGAATCCTGCAGAAATTCGTCGTGGTATTTTACTACATTGCCCTAATGCGCTAGAGATAGAAGATAGAAGAGAAGCTATAGAGAAAGGAGTAGATATTGCCTATAACAAGGGTATGATTCTGCTAGTTGCAGGAAAGGGGCACGAAAGATTTCAAATCATAGGGAATCAAACCTTTGAGTTTAGTGATGTTGAGGTTATTAAAAATCACGTTTTAACATGCTGA